One genomic segment of Coffea arabica cultivar ET-39 chromosome 6e, Coffea Arabica ET-39 HiFi, whole genome shotgun sequence includes these proteins:
- the LOC113695809 gene encoding uncharacterized protein isoform X5 has product MDPELLPVTPNEYGTFHAMDRALYSLLAVDLWRDPYESVQIMALWLWMERLGFKNLVLTILSMPPMLINKYADEALTCVKCVNDPQFVLSAEVNEIPATSRLVKKRITLQYFHENRPIVVKELRNVVTETCAMALQDVIEDVVKKHNAYESLVNSFSNLGFVGEACGDYSNANGASQEERTMFVTFSKGYPVAESEVTEFFTKLFGNCIEAFHMQPVRSDEQPLYARVVFSTPKVIDLILGGVTKAKFTINGKHLWMRKFVPKRKSSFPRSRWP; this is encoded by the coding sequence ATGGATCCTGAACTTTTGCCGGTTACACCCAACGAGTACGGTACTTTCCATGCAATGGATAGAGCGCTTTATTCTCTCCTTGCTGTCGATCTCTGGCGTGATCCTTATGAATCTGTGCAAATTATGGCCCTGTGGCTTTGGATGGAGCGGCTAGGTTTCAAGAATCTTGTATTAACAATCTTATCTATGCCCCCCATGTTGATAAATAAATATGCTGACGAGGCTTTGACATGTGTCAAATGTGTTAATGACCCTCAGTTTGTGCTTTCAGCTGAAGTCAATGAAATTCCTGCAACTTCTAGACTCGTGAAGAAGAGGATCACTCtccaatattttcatgagaatAGGCCCATTGTGGTGAAAGAACTTCGGAATGTTGTAACTGAAACTTGTGCCATGGCTTTACAGGATGTCATAGAGGATGTCGTCAAGAAGCATAATGCATACGAGTCTTTGGTTAACAGCTTTTCTAACTTGGGTTTTGTAGGTGAAGCATGTGGAGACTACAGTAATGCTAATGGGGCATCACAAGAGGAAAGGACCATGTTTGTTACATTTTCGAAGGGCTATCCTGTTGCAGAATCAGAAGTCACGGAGTTCTTCACTAAGCTGTTCGGGAATTGCATAGAGGCCTTCCACATGCAACCAGTGAGGTCTGATGAGCAACCATTGTATGCTCGAGTAGTGTTCTCTACGCCTAAAGTCATTGACTTGATTCTCGGTGGTGTTACCAAGGCCAAATTCACCATAAATGGGAAGCATCTCTGGATGCGCAAATTTGTGCCTAAACGCAAGAGCTCCTTTCCTCGGTCGCGTTGGCCATAG
- the LOC113695809 gene encoding uncharacterized protein isoform X6, whose translation MFWAMDPELLPVTPNEYGTFHAMDRALYSLLAVDLWRDPYESVQIMALWLWMERLGFKNLFVLSAEVNEIPATSRLVKKRITLQYFHENRPIVVKELRNVVTETCAMALQDVIEDVVKKHNAYESLVNSFSNLGFVGEACGDYSNANGASQEERTMFVTFSKGYPVAESEVTEFFTKLFGNCIEAFHMQPVRSDEQPLYARVVFSTPKVIDLILGGVTKAKFTINGKHLWMRKFVPKRKSSFPRSRWP comes from the exons AT GTTTTGGGCCATGGATCCTGAACTTTTGCCGGTTACACCCAACGAGTACGGTACTTTCCATGCAATGGATAGAGCGCTTTATTCTCTCCTTGCTGTCGATCTCTGGCGTGATCCTTATGAATCTGTGCAAATTATGGCCCTGTGGCTTTGGATGGAGCGGCTAGGTTTCAAGAATCTT TTTGTGCTTTCAGCTGAAGTCAATGAAATTCCTGCAACTTCTAGACTCGTGAAGAAGAGGATCACTCtccaatattttcatgagaatAGGCCCATTGTGGTGAAAGAACTTCGGAATGTTGTAACTGAAACTTGTGCCATGGCTTTACAGGATGTCATAGAGGATGTCGTCAAGAAGCATAATGCATACGAGTCTTTGGTTAACAGCTTTTCTAACTTGGGTTTTGTAGGTGAAGCATGTGGAGACTACAGTAATGCTAATGGGGCATCACAAGAGGAAAGGACCATGTTTGTTACATTTTCGAAGGGCTATCCTGTTGCAGAATCAGAAGTCACGGAGTTCTTCACTAAGCTGTTCGGGAATTGCATAGAGGCCTTCCACATGCAACCAGTGAGGTCTGATGAGCAACCATTGTATGCTCGAGTAGTGTTCTCTACGCCTAAAGTCATTGACTTGATTCTCGGTGGTGTTACCAAGGCCAAATTCACCATAAATGGGAAGCATCTCTGGATGCGCAAATTTGTGCCTAAACGCAAGAGCTCCTTTCCTCGGTCGCGTTGGCCATAG
- the LOC113695809 gene encoding uncharacterized protein isoform X4: MFWAMDPELLPVTPNEYGTFHAMDRALYSLLAVDLWRDPYESVQIMALWLWMERLGFKNLVLTILSMPPMLINKYADEALTCVKCVNDPQFVLSAEVNEIPATSRLVKKRITLQYFHENRPIVVKELRNVVTETCAMALQDVIEDVVKKHNAYESLVNSFSNLGFVGEACGDYSNANGASQEERTMFVTFSKGYPVAESEVTEFFTKLFGNCIEAFHMQPVRSDEQPLYARVVFSTPKVIDLILGGVTKAKFTINGKHLWMRKFVPKRKSSFPRSRWP; encoded by the exons AT GTTTTGGGCCATGGATCCTGAACTTTTGCCGGTTACACCCAACGAGTACGGTACTTTCCATGCAATGGATAGAGCGCTTTATTCTCTCCTTGCTGTCGATCTCTGGCGTGATCCTTATGAATCTGTGCAAATTATGGCCCTGTGGCTTTGGATGGAGCGGCTAGGTTTCAAGAATCTTGTATTAACAATCTTATCTATGCCCCCCATGTTGATAAATAAATATGCTGACGAGGCTTTGACATGTGTCAAATGTGTTAATGACCCTCAGTTTGTGCTTTCAGCTGAAGTCAATGAAATTCCTGCAACTTCTAGACTCGTGAAGAAGAGGATCACTCtccaatattttcatgagaatAGGCCCATTGTGGTGAAAGAACTTCGGAATGTTGTAACTGAAACTTGTGCCATGGCTTTACAGGATGTCATAGAGGATGTCGTCAAGAAGCATAATGCATACGAGTCTTTGGTTAACAGCTTTTCTAACTTGGGTTTTGTAGGTGAAGCATGTGGAGACTACAGTAATGCTAATGGGGCATCACAAGAGGAAAGGACCATGTTTGTTACATTTTCGAAGGGCTATCCTGTTGCAGAATCAGAAGTCACGGAGTTCTTCACTAAGCTGTTCGGGAATTGCATAGAGGCCTTCCACATGCAACCAGTGAGGTCTGATGAGCAACCATTGTATGCTCGAGTAGTGTTCTCTACGCCTAAAGTCATTGACTTGATTCTCGGTGGTGTTACCAAGGCCAAATTCACCATAAATGGGAAGCATCTCTGGATGCGCAAATTTGTGCCTAAACGCAAGAGCTCCTTTCCTCGGTCGCGTTGGCCATAG